A genomic window from Methanovulcanius yangii includes:
- a CDS encoding ABC transporter permease, with translation MDILALVGEVWQAYDLGLRTVQHLEMFAVSFIVTVTVGIVLGIVFFSSTNARFAGITVLTIIEMIPDIALLILLIPVVGIGVPPTVSAAVLYSLLPVARNTTAGLGGASPHYIETAQAVGLTERETICYIRFPLALPLIFAGVRIAVIFCMGVVTLGGIIGAGGLGAPLQTGITTGNDLLILVTGCWVTFLAVSMDGVAWGISRYVSTRYGGME, from the coding sequence GTGGATATACTGGCACTGGTTGGAGAAGTCTGGCAGGCCTACGACCTTGGCCTCCGGACCGTGCAGCACCTGGAAATGTTTGCGGTCTCGTTTATCGTAACGGTCACTGTTGGAATCGTCCTCGGGATCGTATTTTTTTCTTCGACGAATGCCCGCTTTGCCGGCATAACCGTGCTCACCATCATCGAGATGATTCCGGATATTGCCCTCCTTATCCTCCTCATCCCGGTTGTCGGGATTGGCGTTCCGCCGACTGTGAGCGCTGCTGTGCTGTATTCGCTCCTGCCGGTCGCCCGGAATACCACTGCCGGCCTTGGGGGGGCAAGTCCCCACTATATCGAAACTGCACAAGCAGTAGGCCTGACTGAACGGGAGACCATCTGCTATATACGGTTTCCGCTTGCCCTCCCCCTCATTTTCGCAGGAGTGCGGATAGCTGTGATATTTTGCATGGGAGTCGTGACTCTCGGCGGCATTATCGGTGCAGGAGGGCTTGGGGCTCCTCTCCAGACCGGGATAACCACGGGAAATGATCTCCTGATCCTGGTGACAGGCTGCTGGGTGACGTTTCTTGCGGTGAGCATGGACGGGGTTGCATGGGGCATCAGTAGGTACGTGTCTACACGGTATGGGGGTATGGAATGA
- a CDS encoding cupin domain-containing protein, translated as MTPTASPTLTQVTYYRIYADSQGDSHLDVVTVGQSLAQGAPPAAPFYISEDRAASKYRFYTFEPGWIGELHPAPTRQFLALLSGEVEVETTDGTIRRLGPGDLILLEDTSGKGHVTKNTGDGYAMFLVVPVPAP; from the coding sequence ATGACTCCGACAGCTTCCCCCACTCTCACACAGGTGACATATTACCGAATATATGCGGACTCGCAGGGTGACTCTCACCTTGATGTTGTCACAGTCGGACAGAGCCTCGCGCAAGGTGCCCCGCCCGCCGCCCCGTTCTATATCTCCGAGGACAGAGCCGCATCAAAGTATCGCTTCTATACCTTTGAGCCCGGCTGGATCGGCGAACTCCATCCGGCCCCCACCCGCCAGTTCCTGGCCCTCCTGTCCGGTGAGGTGGAGGTGGAAACGACGGACGGGACAATCAGGCGCTTGGGTCCCGGGGATCTGATCCTGCTGGAAGACACCTCGGGCAAGGGTCATGTGACGAAAAACACGGGAGATGGATATGCCATGTTCCTCGTGGTCCCCGTTCCTGCACCCTGA
- a CDS encoding MBL fold metallo-hydrolase has translation MKITIIYDNTAFRKDLRADWGFSALVEVENAPKILFDTGADWSILLGNMEKMEIDPASIDEVFISHAHHDHTGGISALIDINKKGRWASKHISLMSASI, from the coding sequence ATGAAAATCACCATCATTTATGACAATACTGCTTTTCGAAAGGATCTCCGGGCAGACTGGGGTTTTTCCGCGTTGGTGGAAGTTGAAAATGCTCCAAAAATATTGTTCGATACCGGGGCAGATTGGAGTATTCTGCTCGGGAACATGGAAAAAATGGAAATTGATCCGGCCTCAATAGATGAAGTATTCATTTCGCATGCCCATCATGACCATACCGGAGGGATTTCAGCTCTTATTGACATTAATAAAAAAGGCCGATGGGCATCAAAACATATCTCACTGATGTCGGCCTCGATCTGA
- a CDS encoding nucleoside deaminase, producing MEALAKDAFMQAAIEEARMGLAEGGIPIGAVLVIDGRIVGRGHNRRVQNGSAVLHAEMDCLENAGRLRAADYRRAVLYSTLSPCDMCSGAVLLYNIPKVVIGENRTFQGPEEYLRSRGVELIIMDDEECVGLMREFIAANPELWNEDIGEE from the coding sequence ATGGAAGCCTTGGCAAAGGATGCATTCATGCAGGCGGCGATCGAGGAGGCCAGAATGGGACTGGCCGAAGGTGGCATTCCCATCGGTGCGGTACTGGTGATCGATGGCCGGATTGTCGGCAGAGGGCACAATCGCAGGGTGCAGAACGGGAGCGCAGTCCTCCATGCCGAGATGGACTGCCTGGAGAATGCAGGCCGGCTGAGGGCAGCGGACTACCGCCGTGCGGTGCTGTATTCGACCCTCTCCCCGTGTGATATGTGCAGCGGTGCGGTCCTTCTCTATAACATTCCCAAGGTGGTCATCGGGGAAAACCGGACGTTTCAGGGTCCGGAGGAGTATCTCCGCTCCCGTGGTGTCGAACTGATCATCATGGACGATGAGGAGTGCGTAGGGTTGATGCGTGAATTCATCGCCGCCAATCCCGAATTGTGGAACGAGGATATTGGAGAAGAATAG
- a CDS encoding ABC transporter permease has product MTVLTQAVLVHITLAYSGLALAVATGIPLAVLSLRSRPAGAVVSTITAIGQAIPVFALVAFMVPLVGIGFVPSVLVIFISTLLPVVRNTYAGISSVDPDVVDAAAGIGLTWTETVTRVRIPLSLHAIFSGVKFSSIIANGVAIITVFIGSGGLGVVVLRGLARFYVPEILLGILPAIAITLITDFCLSRLEYQLTPLPLRNASGIWFVSGSHSDRGRHQ; this is encoded by the coding sequence ATGACTGTTCTTACCCAGGCAGTACTCGTCCACATCACCCTTGCCTACAGCGGGCTTGCCCTGGCTGTCGCCACTGGCATACCGCTAGCAGTGCTCTCACTCCGTTCCCGCCCGGCAGGGGCAGTCGTCTCAACCATTACCGCAATCGGCCAGGCAATCCCGGTTTTTGCACTCGTTGCATTCATGGTGCCCCTCGTGGGTATCGGTTTTGTTCCCTCTGTGCTGGTGATCTTTATTAGCACCCTCCTCCCAGTTGTCAGGAATACGTATGCAGGTATCTCTTCAGTTGACCCTGATGTTGTCGATGCTGCAGCAGGCATCGGACTGACCTGGACCGAGACTGTAACGAGGGTGAGAATCCCCCTTTCACTGCATGCCATTTTTTCGGGAGTGAAATTCTCCTCCATCATCGCCAACGGTGTGGCAATTATCACGGTTTTCATCGGGAGCGGCGGTCTTGGGGTGGTTGTGCTGAGGGGCCTGGCAAGGTTCTATGTCCCTGAAATTCTCCTTGGGATCCTTCCTGCCATTGCGATCACCCTAATCACCGATTTCTGCCTCTCCCGCCTTGAATACCAGCTTACTCCTCTGCCGCTCCGAAATGCATCGGGGATATGGTTTGTATCAGGCAGTCATTCAGATCGAGGCCGACATCAGTGA
- a CDS encoding ABC transporter ATP-binding protein — translation MDNLNLEVHPSELFVLIGPSGSGKTTMLRMINRMVEPDEGRILINGVDIQSLDPVGLRRKTGYVIQQIGLFPHMTVAGNIGLVPALEGMPERALQDRIRQLLSLVKLSPELFMDRYPRELSGGQQQRVGLARSLAMDPPLLLMDEPFGALDPVLRQQLQEEFLGIKAHVNKTILFVTHDVGEAFRLGDRVGVVAGGRLIRVGTPEDLIMDPGSPEVASLIGVEPKMRYLDHLKAKSLMIPVDPSRILDASLRAGDARKAMVASQAEYLLAGQGGTPEGIIFPQDLLAAPVPDIPLGELLRKIPVFNSSANALDVLSAMKRQGASTALIFEQGRVIGLVVMDEIVRQLL, via the coding sequence GTGGACAACCTCAACCTGGAGGTCCATCCCAGTGAACTCTTCGTGCTGATCGGTCCCTCCGGAAGCGGCAAGACCACCATGCTCAGGATGATCAACCGCATGGTGGAGCCTGACGAGGGGAGAATCCTGATCAATGGTGTCGACATCCAGAGCCTCGACCCAGTCGGACTCCGTCGGAAAACAGGCTATGTGATCCAGCAGATCGGACTCTTTCCGCACATGACGGTGGCGGGCAATATCGGGCTTGTCCCGGCCCTGGAAGGAATGCCTGAAAGGGCCCTGCAGGACCGTATACGGCAGCTCCTTTCCCTGGTGAAACTTTCTCCCGAACTGTTCATGGACCGCTACCCACGGGAACTCTCCGGTGGCCAGCAGCAGCGGGTAGGTCTCGCCCGTTCGCTGGCCATGGATCCACCGCTGCTTCTCATGGACGAGCCGTTCGGTGCTCTCGATCCCGTGCTCCGCCAGCAGCTCCAGGAAGAGTTTCTCGGGATTAAGGCGCACGTGAATAAGACCATCCTGTTCGTCACCCATGATGTGGGGGAAGCCTTCCGTCTCGGTGACCGGGTAGGGGTGGTGGCAGGGGGACGGCTTATCCGGGTGGGAACACCAGAAGACCTCATCATGGACCCGGGCTCACCAGAAGTTGCCTCATTGATCGGGGTCGAGCCAAAGATGCGATACCTTGACCATCTGAAGGCGAAGTCACTGATGATCCCGGTTGATCCTTCCCGTATCCTGGACGCAAGTCTCCGTGCCGGGGATGCCCGGAAGGCGATGGTTGCATCGCAGGCGGAATATCTCCTGGCAGGGCAGGGAGGGACTCCGGAAGGGATCATCTTTCCCCAGGATCTCCTTGCAGCGCCAGTGCCTGACATCCCGCTCGGGGAGCTTTTAAGAAAAATTCCGGTCTTTAATTCGTCCGCGAACGCCCTGGATGTTTTATCGGCCATGAAACGGCAGGGGGCATCAACCGCTCTCATCTTCGAGCAGGGCAGGGTTATCGGTCTGGTTGTCATGGATGAGATCGTGAGACAACTGTTGTAA